DNA from Drosophila busckii strain San Diego stock center, stock number 13000-0081.31 chromosome 2R, ASM1175060v1, whole genome shotgun sequence:
TGACTGTAAATAGCTGCTGCCTGCCCTTCAATATGCATTTCTGGCAAACAATGAATGTAATTGATTTTCACTCAAGGCAAAAATGGCGCCGAAAATCTTTGatacaaatgcaacagcagcaccccTGGCTTATCTGTCTACTAAGTTCTTAAGAACGCAGGTGCCAGCTGGGAAAGTTTGCTGGTAAGCTTAGTGGTGCGATTGTTGGCCGGACTAGACCAGCTCTAACTACTTGGCGCCGCTTCATTCAGCTTCATTCAAAGGTATCAAGTTGCACTTGGCCATTGTTTACGCATCCCAGCAAccttgctgcagttgcaacttgcaacagcaacgttTTGTTATGTAAACAAACGCAGCAATATGCTGATGTGagcatttttcaaattgtGCTCGAGAGTAACAAATTTACATGTAAATTTCCAAAATTGCTGAGCTTGTTAAATGCAATTACTCATGGCAAGAAATCACAATAGATTTAGCGAAAGATAACAAACACTCAGATGATGGGCACATGCACTCAGCCAAAAGGAAAAAgagaattaaatttgcagcacttTCGCTCTCACTCTAAGCGTgggagtgagcgagagagcgcataGCAATTGTCAGGGCCAAAATGCAATCAGCCAAGCGCAAAGTTCACTTtcttttggtttatttatttttttctgcttttttattttggcacaGCATCAACTGTTTGTCTGTTGGGACATTGGGCTGCCAAAACCCTTATAGCAAAAGCATAGAGAgggagatagagagagcgagagagagagagagaggaaaagacaaagcaaagcttttctaatttattcttttttggcTGTTTGCTGGTGGGAACAACCCCCAGCCAATGCCATTGCCAGCCTCAATGCAATTTCCCTTCGCCACACACTCAAGCAAGCTGAGAGCAAGTGAGCAGTCAAAGATGAggcagagagacagagcgaccGAGCGAACGAGTGAGCGAGCGCGAAGTATATAGTTTGAAAAGCTTATGggaaaaactaagcaaaaatttgctcatcattaaaatgttgccatAATTGTTTGCCctgttatttatgcaaattgctaaagTGATTTATGAATTTTCTAAGATTTTCTAAAacacgtgctgctgctgcttttcattgcttgtattttcattgtttttttttcgctttaaaAAACAAGCGCATACGACGCGCAAGCTGAGAAAATAATTAGCATTagaatgtttaatttatttgcacatacAACAAATGCTACAGTTCGATTCTGTTGAATGTGAATGCAAAAAAATGCTGAATACTTGTGCATTAATGCAAAACTATTCGCACTGAACAATTGACTATTTGGAGCATAAAGCACGTGCATCCTTGtatattggtgtgtgtgtgtttttgctgcGTGCGCAGGACACGTCAGGATAAAAGTCCTTTcaacgtttttctttttccatGCTCTAGAGGCGCAACGTACCAAAGTTTGACTTGGCTTAGCTTGTCAACGAGCAAAGGTAAGGgcggattttttttaacacaGACACTTCTGTAATGCAGGCGCGCCGTTTTGCTGCTTATCCTTTaactgcttataaatatttgaatacttGTGGAATTccgcaaagcacacacactcacaatgGGATTCAAAACTATGAACGGAAAAATTGgcgatttttttctttctatttaatattttgtcacaaagcgctgcttgcaattttcacGACCGTTGCTTTGTGCTTTCCGTTATAAACTGATTTGGGTTTGGCGCCCTCAGTAACCAGCAAGCACCGAAAATGCTGCCCAATGCCCACAGAACTTTGGGGTGTGCTATATGTGCCTTTATTCGATTTCTCTGCGCGCAcatgtgctgtgtgtgtgtgtgagtgtatgtgtgttgttttCTACTCTCCATATCCATTCGATATACGGCGAGAGCTTCGCCGGCTAAATGTGGTGAACAGCGAACAGTAAAAACCACCACCGAAATGGGAATGAATGAGCAGCCAGCACTTGGACTCTGACGCAAACAGCGAAAAGCATTTTTGAATTCGTAAGCAAAATtgtctttaaaaatataagcgcAGTTATGTTAATCGGCTTATTttattagaataaaaaaactgcatatattgaaatttgaatgtttcatttttgttCTTAATCTTGGCGCTCACTGCTCACTTCCGTCTTGTGCTGTTAACACAGCTGTTCTGTAAACGGCGCTGTTAAGTCATTGTTATCGGAGTGAGCCATCTATCGAAAAAATATAACCTGTTATCAAGAAAACTGTGCATCGCAATCgtctaaattgatttttaaaatttccaggaataaatttagcaaattgtaAGGAAAATCTTTTTGAACGCACAGAGAACAACGAAAATGGATGCGTAAGTAGTTTGCAAACCACTGTGCCCATTTATCAAGtgaaatttgtttacagtttGTCAGAGGAGCTCGAGTCGCTGGAGGCGATACTCATGGACGATGTGAGAATTGTTCGTGGGCCAAAGTAAGCAAgtggcaataacaataacaagactTTGGTGCtgatttgctttgattatttGTAGTGATGTTGTTGAAAGCATTGAGACTACAGTGCAACCACTGACTGGCGAGGAGGATGATCAAAAGTATATCTGTGTGACGTTAGCAGTACTGCCGCCAGCTGGATATCCCGATGTAAGTCCCAATTTCAAGTTGTTGCGTCCGCGCGGCCTGGACGATGCACGTATTGAGGACATACGCAACGCCTGCAATGCAAAGATCAAGGAGTCGCTGGGCTTTCCCGTAGTCTTTGACCTAATCGAGGTGGTGCGCGAGCATTTGACTGGCAGCAATCTGCCCAGCGGCCAGTGTGTGATCTGCTTGTATGGTTTCTGCGATGGCGACGAATTTACACGCACCGAGTGCTTCCACTATCTGCATAGCTATTGCCTGGCGCGTCATTTAAACGCGCTGCGTCGCACTTATCAGGAGGATTTCGACAAGTTGCCCGGCTGGCTGCAGAAGAGTGCCAAGCCCTTTCAGGCTTTGTGTCCCGTTTGTCGTGAGCACATAAACGATGAAACCGACAGCCTAAAGTGCGCCATGCCACCGTCTGAGCTGGAGAATGCACCGGAGTTTATGGTAACGCAGGAGCTGCGTGAAATGCAAGAGCTTATGTCGCAGTTGTATCTGCAGCAAAAAAGTCGTGGCGCCATTATCGATGTGGAAGCCGAAAGTGGCACTATTATTTCCATAGAGACCGAGGAGGATGTGCGCAATCGCGAGGAGGCCGAAGCCGTCAAGAAGCTGACAGCACAGGAGCCGGCCAGCAGCACGACACTGATGAAGCCGGTGGCTAGCAGCTTTGCGCCGGTTGTTCAAGAGACGCAGCGCGCCATGCCGGAGCCTACCAACAACAATTATCAGCATCACAATCGTCGTCACTATCGCGGTGGCCGGcgtcatcagcatcatcaccatcatcatcgcGGAGAGCGCGCCGAGGCTGCACAAAGCTCTGGAGCTGCTGTGCCTGCTGCAGCGGCAACTGCGACAACTGGCGCTGGTGCAGGCAAACAGACAAAGGCGCAGACTGCTGGTGCCGCTCATACCAGGTGACCTTGGCGCGGCACCAGGCTGCTGCAACATCCAGTCGAGATCAACTCAAAAGACACACTACGGATTGCGGCCCTGACGCTATCATCaatgccactgctgctgccatgctGCTAATAGATactaaaagccaacaaaacgCTTGCGACAAAGCCCGTTCCGTTCCCCCCACTACTTCATccggctgccgctgccgccgctccGGATTGACATTCTGGTTATAagtagttttaatttatgaagcACTCGTTTCTGTGAACTTTAGTTTATGCTCGGCGATTGATCAGCCTtggtaattgaattttattatttaaacttgcgtatttttttttagttagaCTTAGCGTGCCGGGTTAGctaatttctattaaatatgtatttactatgatatatttagttttatgtttACGATATATAAcgatatatatttgtaattgctTACAAAAGACTTGCGGCATAATGCCGACGATATTATCGAATTAAAATACGACTAGGGCATTGATAACTAATAAGAAGTATTTAGCAGCACCAACTGACAGCGCTGGCGTtgacgtacacacacacacacacacacacagatacacgaATCTACACTAATACACGACTAAATGGTGGTTACCGAACTTACTATACGCATAATCTGCATGTACACTCGATGTTTAGCATAAATGTTTTTTCTTGACTCTCCTTGACTTTGACATATAGCACAAAATACGTATCTACTTGACCGGATTAGCACTTGGACTAAAGCTGTAGCTTCGACATATTTTCTTAGCAGCGCTATTCTAGTCAGTTTAGTCTTAATACAGGTAGCATCAcacaaaaataagtaaaaaaaaaaaacaaaacttatatttattaatacgACGATACATACATAAACGATCTTCATGTGTTTGAATGTCTAACCAAAGActatacaataatataatatagtcTCTGGTCTAACTAATTGAATGTTTTTGTGTAGCATACAATAATACATTTCGATCGACGAAgatacaacaaaacaacaaaaccaaatatCAATGTGTCAAAAATAAATCTGAAAACTTAAAcgaataaattgaatttgaaaaataaacaaatgtgtcctttattttcattatacaGGTTTTATGAATTTTCAGTTGCAGCTAATTGAAGAAAAAACCTGTTTGTACCAGGCGAACATAAAAGCGCAGCAGGTGGCTGAGTAGCCAAATGTTTTCTTACGTTTACTGCGCTTTGATTGGCTCAATCTAGATAACAGTATAATTGTTTattcatttgttaatttttagttgcagGCTACTGAACAAAAAACCTACGTTTGTACCAGGCGAACATAAATGCACAGCAGGTGGCTAAGTAGCCAAACGTTTTCTTACGTGAGCTGCGGTTTGATTGGCTCAATCTAGATAACAATATAActgtttattgatttgtttaattagttgCAGGCTACTGAACAAAAAACCTACGATTATAACAGGCGAACAGCCTAAAGAGCTTCCAGCAATAAGAACCgagcaaaaactttaataaaatgatATCATGAAtgataaaatgaaaacactgacggtttttgttattattattttttttttattattttcttgtaaatgtttatttctcatttaaattgttttaagttaATAGAATTACAAAAAACATTGAATGCATTTCTCGTTTcgtataacaaaataatttagtattagtattatacaatatttatataaactgcgtttcgttcattttatttttactatatcATTAGTTGCTTCCACTTGCAtagacaaaacaaattaattatgcaattacaAATCTgtgtggatgtgtgtgtgtgtgtgtgtggttggtTTTGAGCTTagtaactaaatattaattaaacttatagTAATGACTTTtagtatataattaaatatttttttatgtttcacTTTACTATTAgttttaacaaaacaaaatttattttatatgctttctGTTTAACGCGGGGgttactttctttttttctgcGACACActcatgccacgcccactcaagTGACAGCATGCGAACTCGAACTGGCGATTTCGAGACGCGGCTGGAGCACAAGAGCAGTTGGCGGACAACAAGTGGTCGACATTTCATTCgaatgtgtattttttttttattttaatttttatatttttttcattgccTTAAAGCACTTGGAGtgtattttcttattttttgtttgcattataagtatatacaaattataaattttggaAAATGTGTATAACTAGTAAATAGTGTAggcattaaaaattagtaGTAGCAAAATGTCTGCATTAGTTAGTAGTAGGCGTAAGTAGTAGTTGGTtcaactttgtgtgtgtgctatgtaTGTACAATACATATTATTGGCTTCAACTGGAAACACTATAAACTAATTGTTGCAGCTCTGTGTGTCTTTTACGCTTTTAACCAAAATATCGTTATACAAAGtttaatagaattttgtaatttttttttttcacaaattCTCAGCGAACTGAGGGCACAAGTCTCTCTATgaactgtttgtttgtctgtttgctaCATTCTGCTAATGTAGACTGTGATTGATAGAGGGGTTGGGGggttttaacatttttggttAGTTTAAGAACTTCAGTGCGTGGTTAGTAGTAGTTTAGatttgatttgtgtgtgtgtgttttgttggcATCGTTTGAAGTGCAAGAGCGGACTTAAAGTCGGAACGGCTCGCGCTTCTCAGTGGGCGTTGTGCCGCGTGATGTGCGTCGCTGGGTGGAGCTGAATGTGGGCTCCGCCGAGCTCTTGCGCGGAGTCTGCATGCCCGATGGCGTTGAGCTGCCGCTGATGTTGCGTCTAAATGGAGAATTCAAAGGATATGTGAGTATGGCTTACAGCAAGTTCGTTAGtggtttaaacaaatacaacatgGCACGCAGAAAATAAACTtaacacaataacaatagtCAGCAGCTGTTTAACTGTTTATAAGTGtaataaagcattaaattaaattaaattaaattttaaaacttgctTGCCAATTGGCAGTTAAACATGCACACTGTGGCTTggaacaataacaaaaaatagatacattaaaattataataattacttGACTAAGGCTGTGTTTGTGGGTTGAGGATggctaattaacattttagcattttgtatTAGAAAACTTTACCCCAAGCTGTTTGGATTTGCTGTTGAGCTGGTGGGCGATGATGTTTTGGAATCGTTTTGGGGTATCTTAACCGGTATCCGTGATGGGCGgctttagtgtgtgtgtattagcatatataatatagaataCATTAAGTACCACAAACCAAGTTATAGACTAGCTTAAGACTTACAACTAGAGacttaattaaatcataaataacagtaaatgtatgtgtatgtgtttagtttgtatttgttgACGTTGAGAGCATTACCTAGTGGGTTTGTAGCCGAAGCCTGTTAGTGCTGGTATACTGGATGATCTACTCATGCCTCCATTGCTGttcatacatatttttgaTTGCAGGCACAagttacaatatatatatatatatttttttttttgatgttgCAGTTAGTTGCATGTCAAGCAAAAATTTCGATATGTAGGTAATTCAAGCCAATTTGATATTGATAAGTTAGCGTAGCGATTGATgttcatacattttttaataatttgagtTGTAGTGtgagttgttttgttttgtaaccgaaaataatttcgaaaataaaataaatataaattaataagaattttgttttcatatataaatggCGGTTAGTTGGGATAATGGTGTGAAACTAACCTGGTGGGCGCTGGACTGGCTGAGCCTGAGGCAGTTTTGCGAGTGAtggtgctgctgccattgagcCGGCTGCCCGGAGTGGTGGCAGTCGTTACCGAAAGCCTGGCCGGATGTGGCGTAGTCCCAGTGCCGCTGATGCTGCTCGTTGCCGATGGCTTGCGCTGTGGTATGCGCGAGGGTGTGTGATCATCTATTGAATGAGATTGAATGAGTCTCTATGCGTAGCTTGTGCTTCGCTTTAGCACTTACCTGTGCTATCTAGCGATAACGTTGAGCCTTGACGTGAGGGCGGCTTGGAGCCTTGTCTGCTGAGCGGGCGTGAGTTGGGCTTGGAGCCGGCGCGTGAGCCTCCTGGCGTGAGGCCCGTGCGTGTGCTCGTATATGTGACCTTGCGTGGCGTATAACGTCCGGAGGGACCGCCATGGCTGCCCTCGTTGTCGCTGAGCGAGTCGGGCGTGCTGGCCGAGAGTGAAGAGCGCGATGGACGCGACATGGGTATGGAGCGCACTGAACGCTCGCGTACCTATTTACACATAAAGAGAGTTCAATTTAGTGCGTATTCCCAGCATAGTTTCAAAACAATTAGCGTTTAGTGTTGGCTAACAATGAGTATGGCGCTATAGAAATCCCAAAAAAATACGTCGCGCAGTTCTCTGTGTGGCGCTTCTTCCTTCTGTTCTGGTCGTGGCAACTTACCCAGTGTGTGGTTGGATGGCAATGCAGCACGTGTGGACTCAGCGGCACTGAGCGGCTGGTGTTGCAACGCACAAATACTGTGCCGCCGGCGCCCATGTGTATGGGAAAGGCGCATGGTACTTGGTCTTGTGCACGGATTTTCTCAAATATTGGCATTAACTCGGCCAAGTGCTCATCAGCTACATTAGAAATTGGGaattttgtttgatatttaGCCAGGCTTATCTTTATAAGCTAACTGACAAACGGTATATGATCATTtgagctcaacaacaacaataataataattgcaaaactgTGTGGCAAAACGAACCTAACCTCAAACTATTTAATTGCCATGTTTTTTGGTGTAGCgtattaaatcaaaatgacGCAGCGAACataaaagttttagtttaaatagagagagagcaccatatgtataaattataacaacaataatacaaattacattttatataaaaaaaaaaaacgatttctcatgcacaacaaatttttgttctggcggcagcagcagcagcagcagtagcagc
Protein-coding regions in this window:
- the LOC108595208 gene encoding E3 ubiquitin-protein ligase RNF25, which gives rise to MDALSEELESLEAILMDDVRIVRGPNDVVESIETTVQPLTGEEDDQKYICVTLAVLPPAGYPDVSPNFKLLRPRGLDDARIEDIRNACNAKIKESLGFPVVFDLIEVVREHLTGSNLPSGQCVICLYGFCDGDEFTRTECFHYLHSYCLARHLNALRRTYQEDFDKLPGWLQKSAKPFQALCPVCREHINDETDSLKCAMPPSELENAPEFMVTQELREMQELMSQLYLQQKSRGAIIDVEAESGTIISIETEEDVRNREEAEAVKKLTAQEPASSTTLMKPVASSFAPVVQETQRAMPEPTNNNYQHHNRRHYRGGRRHQHHHHHHRGERAEAAQSSGAAVPAAAATATTGAGAGKQTKAQTAGAAHTR